The following is a genomic window from Pseudomonadales bacterium.
GCCGGGATGCACCGAGTTGACGCGGATGCCGTACCTGCCAAGCTCGATTGCCGCACTCTTGGTCATGCTGCGCACGGCCCCCTTCGAGGCGCTGTAGGCAATCAGACCGTTCTTCGACTGGATACCGTCGATCGACGAGATATTCACGATCGACCCGCCACCGGCACGCTTCATCGGCGCCACTACCGAGCGCATGCCCAGAAAAGTCCCCACCTGATTGACCGAAATGACGCTCATGTACTGCTCGAGCGTCATGTCCTCGAGCGTCGCCGCACGCAGTATCGCTGCGTTGTTCACCAGCACGTTCAGCGGGCCGAATGCTTCGGCCGCCGCGACCGCCGCCGCCCATTGCCCCTCCTGGCTCACGTCGAGCCGCTGGAAGCGCGCCGCGCTGCCAAGCTCGGCAGCCAGCGCGCGCCCTTCTTCTTCGAGCATATCGGCAATCAGTACCCGCGCGCCCTCGTTCACGAACAGCCGTGCCTCCGCAGCGCCCATGCCGCGTGCAGCTCCCGTAATCAACGCCACCTTGCCATCGAGCCGTCCCATCGTCGCCTCCGTCGTTCTTTCGTTCGTTACCGTCTCAGACCAGTCCCAGCGCGACCATCGCACTCGCCACCTTGATGAAGGCCGCGATGTTCGCGCCATTCACGTAGTTGCCAGGCGTACCGTATTCCTCGGCCGTCTGGTAGCAGAGATCGTGGATGTTGCGCATGATCTGGTGCAGGCGCTTCTCGGTGTACTCGAAACTCCATGAATCGCGGCTTGCGTTCTGCTGCATCTCGAGCGCACTGGTAGCCACGCCGCCGGCGTTGGCCGCCTTGCCCGGGCCATACGCGATCTTCGCGTCGAGGAATACGCGGACGCCATCGGGCGTCGTGGGCATGTTTGCGCCTTCGCCTACAGCGATGCAGCCGTTCCTGACCAGCGTGCGCGCGTCGCGCCCGTTGATCTCGTTCTGTGTCGCCGAAGGCATCGCGACGTGGCAGGGAATCTCCCAGATGTTGCCGCCGGGCAGATAGCGCGACTTGCGATCGCGCTCGGCGTAGGTGCTGATCCTGCCGCGCTCGACTTCCTTGATCTGCTGCACCAGCGCGAGATCGATGCCGTGCTCGGCGTAGATCACACCGTCCGAATCGGAACACGCAACGACCTTGCCGCCCATTTCGTGGATCTTTTCCACCGTGTAGATCGCCACGTTGCCGGACCCCGAGACCACGCAGGTCTTGCCGTCAAAGGAGTCGCCGCGAGCGCGCAGCATCTCGTTGACGAAGAAGGTCGCTCCGTAGCCAGTGGCTTCGGTGCGCACCAGCGAACCACCCCAGGCCAGTCCCTTGCCGGTCAGCACGCCCGATTCGTAGCGATTCGTGATCCGCTTGTACTGACCGAACATGAAGCCGATCTCCCGGCCGCCCACCCCGATGTCACCTGCCGGCACGTCGGTGTATTCGCCAAGGTGGCGGTACAGCTCCGTCATGAAACTCTGGCAAAAGCGCATGATCTCGCCTTCGGACTTGCCCTTGGGGTCGAAGTCGGAGCCGCCCTTGGCGCCGCCGATCGGCATCCCGGTCAGGCTGTTCTTGAAGGTCTGCTCGAAGCCGAGGAACTTGATGATCCCGAGGTACACCGAAGGATGGAAACGCAAGCCACCCTTGTACGGGCCCAGCGCGCTGTTGAACTGGACGCGGAAGCCACGATTGATCTGCACTTCGCCCCTGTCGTCCTGCCAGGGCACGCGAAAGATGATCTGCCGCTCGGGTTCACAGATACGTTCTATCACCTTCTGGTCCGCGAACTCGGGATGCTTGACCAGCACCGGCCCGAGACACTCGACCACTTCACGTACGGCCTGATGGAACTCCGCCTCGCCCGGGTTGCGGCGCAACACGTCCTGAAAAACCATTTCCAGTTGCTCGTCGAGGCGCGAAGGGGACATGGTTCAGGGTCTCCAGATGGGAATGGGCGTACGCGGCCGCCGGGGTGCGGGAAAAAGCGAGCCGCATGCTACTCGCATCGCGCTCGGGATTCCAGCGAGCTATGATGCCCGCCCTGCTGACAGATGAAAGGAGAACTCCATGTTCCAGGTCGATCTCACGGGCAAGGTAGCGCTGGTGACCGGTGGCAGCCGCGGGCTTGGCCGCGCCATGGTCCTTGGATTGGCGCGTGCCGGCGCCGACGTGGTCATCGCAAGCCGCAAGCTCGACAATTGCGAAACGGTGGCGGCTGAAGTGAGTGCTCTGGGACGCCGCGCGCTTGCCGTATCGGCCCACGCCGGCCAACTGGAGAGCCTCGACGCGCTGCTCGACAAGGCCTACGAACACTTTGGACACGTGGACGTACTGATCAACAACGCCGGCACCAACCCGGTCACCGCCGGGCTTTCCGACCTCACCCCGGAGTTGTACGAAAAGGTCTTCGACGTCAACACCAAGGGGCCGTGGTACCTGGCATCGCGCGCTGCACCACGCATGGCCAGGCATGGTGGCGGCTCGATCATCAACGTGATCTCGGTCGGCTGCCTCAAGCCCTCTGCCTACCAGGGTTTCTACGGCGCTTCCAAGGCAGCGCTCAACACGCTCACCAAAGTGATGGCAGCCGAGTGGGCGTCGCTTGGGATTCGCGTCAACGCCCTGGCTCCGGGAGGCTTCCATTCCGATATGTTCGACAATTCGGCCAAGGTCCTGCCCGGCTTCGCCGATGGATTGATTGCCAAGACACTGCAGAAGCGCATCGCCGCCACCGAGGAAATCCTGGGGTCGGTGCTTTATCTCGCCAGCGACATGTCGAGCTTCACCACGGGTTCGACGCTGGTTGCCGACGGCGGCTACCTGCTGGGCTGAGGGAGTGCAGCGTGAGTGGAAGACTGGCGGGCAAGGTCGCATTCGTCACCGGGATCGGCAGTTCCGGTCCGGGCTGGAGTACCGGCAAGGCGCTCGCCACCACCTTTGCCCGTGAAGGCGCGCGGGTGTTCGGCGTCAACCGCCATGCGGAATCGGCTGCCGAAACACTCGAACTGATCCGCCAGGAAGGTGGCCACTGCGAGCTGTTCACCGGCGATGTGACCAGCGGCACGGACGTAGAGCGGGCGGTGCGCACCTGCCAGCAAACGTTCGGACGCATCGACATCCTGATCAACAACGTGGGCTGCGGCAGCTACGGCGGTGTCGTCGAGGAGTCCGAAGAGGGCTGGGACCGGGTGTTTGCCACGAACCTGAAAAGCGTCTACCACACCTGCAGGCATTGCCTGCCGCTGATGCTCGCCGGCGGCGGCGGTGCGATCGTGAACGTCTCGTCGATCGTGGCGCTGCGCTGGACTGGTCATCCGCTCGCCGCCTACGCGAGTTCCAAGGCCGCAATGCATCAACTCACACGGCAGATCGCGATGCAGTACGCGCGGCACGACATCCGCGCGAACACCGTGGTTCCCGGCATGCTGGAAACCCCGATGGCCGTGGAGCCGATCCGCCGCCACTTCCCCGATACCTGGCAAGGAGTGCTCGAGCAACGCCACCGGCTGTGTCCGGGCGGGCGCATGGGCGATGCGCACGACGTCGCCTGGGCCGCGCTCTACCTCGCCAGTGACGAGGCGAAGTTCGTCAACGGCATCGAACTGGTGGTCGACGGCGGCATGAGCTGCCAGGTCGGCGCGCCAGGTTCCTGACAGCCAAAAAAAAGCCGACGCGGATGCGTCGGCTTTTTTCGCGGTTCAGGGAACGGTCAGGCCTTGCGGCGTCGTACCATCCTCAAACCGGCGAGACCGATACCCAGCAGCGCCAGCGATGCGGGTTCAGGCACATTGTTATCGTCATCGTCATCGTCGATGTCGTCATCGTTGACGTCCGTGACGGTGAAATCACCCGTGAAACCCAGGAAGAACACGTTGTCGTCGCTACTCGGATTATCGGTTTGGAACGTGACGAACGTGTCACCCGGCACAAGGAAAGCCGTTGGATCAACAGAGTTGCCCTGCGCAAGATTGTAGAGTTCATCGTCTGCGCGCATCCCTGCCCCTGCGTCGGCAACACAGTCCGGATTGGCAGGGCTGTCATCAATCCCACCCACGGTGATCAGCGCACCGTTTGCGCCTTCGCCGTCGTCCTGCCCGCCAGCGCAAGTAGTCAGGCTCCGGGAGCCCGGCTGCGAACTGGTGACGATACCGACGTTGGTGTGCTGACCCAGACCATTAGGCATCTGATAACTGAAGCTCGACCCCAGCGACATGACCAGATCACCACCCGCGTACGGTGCAGCAAAAGTCAGCGTCGTGCTGTCGCCGCCGGTTGCAAGTTCACCGTCGAGGATGATCGCGGTCCCACCGGCCGTGCTGGCATGCTTGTAGACCACGGCGAGCACCCCACCATCCAGGTAGCCGAGTTCCTCGTAACCGAAGCTCTGCAGACCGTTCGTGCCCTCGATCAACGGCTTCATTATCGACGTGACGTCCCAGCGCAGCGTGTTTGCCGGGTTCGCATTCGGTGCCAGCAGCGTGCCGGACGCCGCGGTGAGCAGGTTGCCGTTCAGCTTCACATCCGCACCGCTGCCGCCCCACACGCTGGCTGCATACAGATAGGCCTTCGCCACCTCTGCGCCCGTGGGCGTATCGGTCTGGAGCGTACCGGTGGACGACGATCCGCCCCAGCCGTCGATCGACAATGCCGCATTCTGCCAGCCACCGAGCAGCATCATGCTGGCGGACGCCGGCGCCGCCGTGATCGCCAGCGCGGCAGCCGCCACGGCCGGCGCGATGGCCCGCGTGAGCAAACGTTTTCTGAAGGTTTTCATCTGGTCGTCCTCGCGAATCGAAGGGTTGATAAGCTGTTCGTAGTAAGAAAGGCATACAGTGCCTGTTGCCCGAAAAAAACGAAGCACAGGATGTGCCAAGAAAACAAACACCCCTTCAATCAAAGGGATACCCGTCCTGGCACACGAATGACCTACGAAATGTGTAAATATTTCTGACACCAGCGCGGCTGCACTCTGCTGACTACGCTGACTGCGTCGAACCCGGACGGTGCAGACTTCCGGTGCAGCCTCTCAGACCCGCGCTTCCAGCACCATGCTGGTTGCGGTTTCCGCGACGCGCCGTACCCGGCTGAAGCCAGCCTCGCGCAGCACTGCAGCAAGGCGCTGCTCACCCGCCTGGGCACCCAGCGCCAGTCCCACCGCCTGTGCACGCGAGGTCGGGGTACACACCAGCGTGGACATCGAATAGAACAACTGCCCCAGCAGGTGCAGGTTGTCCTGCAAGCGATCACCGGCAAGCGGCTCGACCAGCATGAAGGTTCCGCCCGGCGTCAGGCATTGCCGGACGCGGCGCGCCACACCGACCGGATCACCCATATCGTGCAGCGCGTCGAACATGCAAACCAGGTCGAAACCCTCCGGCCCGATCTGCGTCGCAGACGCAACGACGAACTCGGTGTTGGTGCCGACGCCGGCTGCTGCGGCCTTCGCACGCGCCGTCTCGATCGACGGGGCGTGGAAGTCGAAACCGACGATCGTCGATGCCGGAAAGGCCTGCGCCATCAGCACCGTCGACGAGCCGTACCCGCAGCCCACATCGGCCACACGAGCGCCACGGTGCAGGCGTTCGACCACGCCGTCGAGTGCCGGCAGCCAGGCATCGACCAGGCTCGCTGCGTAGCCGGCGCGGAAGAAGCGATCCGTACCGCAGAAGAAGCAGCCATGATGGCTGGACCACGGTCGCCCCGCTCCGGAGCGGAACACATCGAGCGCCTGCTCGTGGGTGGCAAATTGCGACACCACGGCCTGGAAGAAGCCCTGCATGCACGCCGGATGCCCCTCCGCCGCCAGCACGATCGCCTGCTCGGGAGTCAGCGCGAAGCGGTCGTCCGCCGGTTGGTAAACGACGTAGCCGCCTGCCGCCATCGCGCTCAGCCACTCGCGCAGATAACGCTCGTCCACGCCTGCCGCCTGCGCGAGTTGCGCACTGCTGCAGGGGCCGTGATCGCGCAGCGCACGGAAAACCCCGCTCTGGTCTCCGACGTACGACAGCAACAGCGCGAGAGCGCCACCGATATCGCCCATCACCTTGCCGACGAAGGTCTGCAGCCGTTCCATATCCGACTGCACCGCCACAGATTCCGTCATCGTCGTTTCCTCACACAGATGAATCCGGCCGGGACACCGCACGCGTGATCAATGCCGTGATGTGCCGCGCGATGGCCTTGGCTCGATCCGCGGCTGCAACCTCGTCATGTACATTGCGACGCAACGGCGCAAACTGATAATTCGACAACACCATGCCGATCAATGAATCGGCGAACAGATACGGGTCCAGGTCCGTCACCAGCTCGCGCGCGAGCGCGACGATCGCCTCGCGCGGCTTGCGAAACACCTTTTCGTTCAGCAACTCCATACGCACCGCGTCCCCGTCCAGCAGTTCGCGTTGCACGAGCTTGCCGAATTCCTCGTCACGCGCAACCAGGGCCGTGAACCGCTCCACGAAGATCGCAAGCCGCTCGAGCGGCGGCAGATCACTTTTCAGCATCGTGACGATGCCTTCCTCGTTGCGAGCGAATGCGTACTCCATCGCAGCCAGATAGAGCGCCTGCTTGTCCGGGAAATGGTGGTACAACGCCGCTGCACTGATACCCACGGCAGCTGCAACGTCGCGCATCGACACACCGCGATAGCCTGCGTATGCGAAACGCGTGATCGCGCTGTTCAGGATCTGCACGCGCGTGGCCGATTGTGCCGCGGGGCGTCGAATTTTCACCTGTTCCCTTCCTGACGCTGGCTGGATGGACGCTACGTGAGCACGTGCTAGACTGTCAACGTCGCTGGGGCGATGCGTGCCGGTGGCACGAACAAAAACGTGGGCCGATCCTTATAATCCCCGCGATGAACCAGGCACTGCAGATCCTGCGTGACGTCTTCGGCCACGCCGCATTCCGTTCGCCACAACAGGAGATCATCGATACCGTGGTCGCCGGCGGCGACGCGCTGGTCCTGATGCCGACCGGCAGCGGCAAGTCGCTCTGCTACCAGATTCCGGCACTGATGCGCCCCGGTTGCGCCATCGTCGTATCGCCCCTGATCGCCCTGATGCAGAACCAGGTCGACGCGCTGCGTCAACTGGGCGTGCCTGCAGGCGTCCTGAACTCGACCCTCGCTGCAGACGCCCAGCGCGCCACCGAACACGCCCTCCTTGCCGGCGAGCTCGAACTGCTCTACGTCGCACCCGAGCGTCTCGTGCAACCGCGCACGATGGAACTGCTGGCACGTGCACGGCTCGCGCTGTTCGCGATCGACGAGGCACATTGCGTTTCCCAATGGGGGCACGATTTCCGCGCCGACTACCTGGCGCTCGAATGCCTGCACCGCGAATTCCCTGCGGTTCCGCGGATCGCCCTCACGGCCACCGCCGACCGGCGCACCCGCGCCGAGATTGCCGTGCGGCTGGATCTCGGCGCTGCACGGCACTTCATCTGCGGGTTCGACCGGCCGAACATCCGCTATCGCATCGGCGCCAAGACGAACCCGCAGGCCCAACTGCTGCGCTTCCTGCGCGATGAACACCCAGGCGATTCGGGCATCGTCTACTGCATGTCGCGCCGCAAGACCGAAGACGTGGCGCGCTGGCTGAACGGCAACGGCTTCGACGCACTGCCCTACCACGCCGGCATGGACAGTGCCGACCGGGGCGCAAACCAGGCACGTTTCCTGCGTGAAGACGGCGTGATCATCGTCGCGACGATTGCCTTCGGCATGGGCATCGACAAGCCCGACGTGCGCTTCGTCGCGCATCTCGATCTGCCGAAGACGATCGAGTCGTACTATCAGGAAACCGGACGCGCGGGGCGCGACGGGCTACCCGCCAACGCATGGCTGGTGTACGGGCTGCACGACGTGGTCAAGCTGCGCCAGATGGTCGAATCGTCACCGGCCGACGATGCCCATCGGCGCGCCGAGCGCCAGCGCCTGGACGCCATGCTCGGACTGTGCGAGATCACGCGCTGTCGCCGCCAGGCACTGCTGCACTACTTCGGCGAGGATGCGCCCGATCGCTGCGACAACTGCGACAACTGCCTGGAACCCGTGCACACCCGCGACGGCACCGAGCCAGCACGCATGGCGCTCAGCGCCGCGTTGCGCACCGGGCAGCGCTACGGGGTGAATTACCTGATCGACCTGCTGCGTGGCAGTGCGAACGAGCGCATCCGCCACGCAGGTCATGACCGCCTGCCGACCTTCGGCGTAGGCGCGGCACTCGATGCTGCCGCATGGCGTTCGCTGTTCCGCCAACTGCTGATGCGAGGCTACCTGCGTATCGACGCAACCGAGCATGGCTCGGTCAGACTGGAGCAGAAGTCACGCGCGCTGCTGCGCGGTGAAGAGCGGTTCGAGCTGCGCGTGGACCAGTCGCACCAGGCCAGGCGACTCGCCAGGAATGGCGCAGCGCCCTCCACCGGCCAGGACGCCACGCTGTGGGCGGCACTGCGTGCGTGCCGCAGCGCACTCGCCAGCGAACAGGGAGTGCCGCCCTATGTGATCTTCCACGACAGCACGTTGCGCGAGATGTGCTCGCAACGGCCTCTCGATGAAGCGACATTCGGCACGCTGTCCGGAGTCGGCGTGCGCAAGCGCGAAAAATACGCCGCCGCCTTTCTGGCGGTGATCCGTGCCCACGCCTGAACCACCGTCTACCAGCCGCACTGCTCGCCGCGATTCTGCTCCTCGAGCCAGCGCTGCAACGGTGCGAAGTAATCCAGTACCGCCTTGCCGCTCATCTCGCGCGTGCCGGTGAATGCCTCGAGCGCATCGGGCCAGGGGCGTGAGCGCCCCATCGCGAGCATCGCCTCGAGCCTGACGCCGACCTCCCGGTTGCCGTAGAACGAGCAGCGATGCAGCGGCCCCTTCCAGCCTGCAATTTCACATGCACGCTGGTAGAACTGGAACTGCAACATGCGCGCGAGAAAATAGCGCGCATACGGCGTGCTGGCTGGAATGTGGTGCTTCGCACCCGGATCGAAATCCTGCTCGCTGCGCACCACCGGCGGAATCACTCCCATGTACGTCAGACGCAGATCGTGCCACGCCTTGTTGTACGCCTCGGGCGGAATGCTGCCGTCGAACACGCCCCAGCGCCACTTGTCGACGAGCACGGTCCACGCCATTCCGGGCACCTTCCCCAGCGCCTGGCGCAGCAACAGACCGATGTCACGCGAGGCATCGGGTATCTGCCTGCCGTCAAGCAGGCCAACGTGTACGAGATAATCCGGCGTCACCGACAACGCGACCATGTCGCCGATCGCTTCGTGGAAGCCATCGTTCGCACTGCCGAGGTACAGATAGGGTTGCCGGCTGTAGGCACGCTGGTAGAAGGTGTGCCCGAGTTCGTGGTGCACGGTCACGAAGTCGGTCGCGTCGACCTGCATGCACATCTTGATCCGCAGATCGTCGCGGTTGTCCAGATCCCACGCCGAGGCATGGCAGACCACATCGCGATCACGCGGGCGGGTGAGCATCGAGCGCTGCCAGAACGTCGGCGGCAACGGCGCAAAACCGAGGGAGGTGAAAAATCCCTCGGCAGTCTCGACGATCCGCGCCGGATCGTAGTTCGCCGCACGCAACAATTCACCGAGGTCATGGCCGATGTCACCGACGTCCTGCGGCGCGACGAGATCGTAGATCGAATCCCACTGCTGTGCCCACATGTTGCCGAGCAGGTCGGCACGCAGCGGTCCGCTCGGCGCCTGTACCGCCTCGCCATACCGGCGGCTCAGCGCACGACGCGTGTAGCAGTGCAGTTGCCGGTAGAGCGGCTTCACTTCGTTCCACAGGCGGTCGTTCAGCGCCGCAAACTCCTGCGCCTCCATGTCGTAGTTGGAACGCCACATCGCACCAAGATCGGCAAAGCCCAGTTCGCGCGCCCCCTCGTTCGCCAGCTCGACCAGGCGGCGGTAATCGGCACGCATCGGTTTGCCGATCGCGTGCCACGACGTCCACATCTCGCGCAGCACGTCGGGATCGCGTTCGGTGCGCATCAGCGCCTCGAGCTCGGCGCCGCGCTTCGGCGCACCACGATGGGTTCCCTTGCCTTTGGCGTAGGCAGATTGCAGGCGCGTCGCCAGCATGGCGAGCTCCTCCGCAGCACCGGCGCGCCGCGGCGCCGGCAACACGATTCCCTGCCTCAGAATGTCGAGCTTGCGTCGCGTATCGACCGACAGGTCGGGCAGTGCGGCGAAATCGACTGCTTCGCTCGCGTACTTCACCTGCAATGCGGTGCCCTGGGCCGCTGCACGTGCGTTCAGCCAGTCGGTGTCCTCGGTGATATACGTTGCATTGATCCACGCGACCTTCGCTGCGTAGACCGAGAAGTCACCGAGCTCGCGCTCCGCTGCAGCCACGAAGGCATCGGCGGCTGCGCCATCGCGCACGCGGGTGACAGCCGACTCGATCCCGGCCGACTCGCCGACACCCTGATCGGGCGCATCCTTCGTACCGCAGGCGGCCAGCACCAGCGCAATGGTGACCAGCAGGCTCCGCTTCGTCATCGGCCCATCCTCTCCGCTCGCTGGCAGTGATCGGGTTCAGCGCCGGCGGTTCGCCTCGCGCAACTCGGCGAGCGGCACGGAACCCGCGCTCCGAACCGGCCGGTCCGGCTCCGGTGCGCGCAGCGGCTCGCATTCGCGCAACTCCTGCAGCGACCGGCGTGCGAGCTCCTGATACTGCAACACCCCCCTGGCCTTCCACTGCAGCTCGACCGCCGTGAGTTCCCGCATCACCCGTGCCGGTATCCCGGCGACCAGTACGCGTGGCGGCACCTGCATGCCTTCCTTCACGAAGCTCATTGCAGCCACCAGCGCTTCCTCGCCGATCGACGCGTTATCCATGATC
Proteins encoded in this region:
- a CDS encoding glucose 1-dehydrogenase; this encodes MGRLDGKVALITGAARGMGAAEARLFVNEGARVLIADMLEEEGRALAAELGSAARFQRLDVSQEGQWAAAVAAAEAFGPLNVLVNNAAILRAATLEDMTLEQYMSVISVNQVGTFLGMRSVVAPMKRAGGGSIVNISSIDGIQSKNGLIAYSASKGAVRSMTKSAAIELGRYGIRVNSVHPGGVDTVMGNPGSATRDHVDPFYARQALPRIGLPDEVARMVLFLASDEASYSTGGEYLVDGGALAGARTDGLPGA
- the gdhA gene encoding NADP-specific glutamate dehydrogenase; translation: MSPSRLDEQLEMVFQDVLRRNPGEAEFHQAVREVVECLGPVLVKHPEFADQKVIERICEPERQIIFRVPWQDDRGEVQINRGFRVQFNSALGPYKGGLRFHPSVYLGIIKFLGFEQTFKNSLTGMPIGGAKGGSDFDPKGKSEGEIMRFCQSFMTELYRHLGEYTDVPAGDIGVGGREIGFMFGQYKRITNRYESGVLTGKGLAWGGSLVRTEATGYGATFFVNEMLRARGDSFDGKTCVVSGSGNVAIYTVEKIHEMGGKVVACSDSDGVIYAEHGIDLALVQQIKEVERGRISTYAERDRKSRYLPGGNIWEIPCHVAMPSATQNEINGRDARTLVRNGCIAVGEGANMPTTPDGVRVFLDAKIAYGPGKAANAGGVATSALEMQQNASRDSWSFEYTEKRLHQIMRNIHDLCYQTAEEYGTPGNYVNGANIAAFIKVASAMVALGLV
- a CDS encoding glucose 1-dehydrogenase produces the protein MFQVDLTGKVALVTGGSRGLGRAMVLGLARAGADVVIASRKLDNCETVAAEVSALGRRALAVSAHAGQLESLDALLDKAYEHFGHVDVLINNAGTNPVTAGLSDLTPELYEKVFDVNTKGPWYLASRAAPRMARHGGGSIINVISVGCLKPSAYQGFYGASKAALNTLTKVMAAEWASLGIRVNALAPGGFHSDMFDNSAKVLPGFADGLIAKTLQKRIAATEEILGSVLYLASDMSSFTTGSTLVADGGYLLG
- a CDS encoding SDR family oxidoreductase; this encodes MSGRLAGKVAFVTGIGSSGPGWSTGKALATTFAREGARVFGVNRHAESAAETLELIRQEGGHCELFTGDVTSGTDVERAVRTCQQTFGRIDILINNVGCGSYGGVVEESEEGWDRVFATNLKSVYHTCRHCLPLMLAGGGGAIVNVSSIVALRWTGHPLAAYASSKAAMHQLTRQIAMQYARHDIRANTVVPGMLETPMAVEPIRRHFPDTWQGVLEQRHRLCPGGRMGDAHDVAWAALYLASDEAKFVNGIELVVDGGMSCQVGAPGS
- a CDS encoding PEP-CTERM sorting domain-containing protein, producing the protein MIEGVFVFLAHPVLRFFRATGTVCLSYYEQLINPSIREDDQMKTFRKRLLTRAIAPAVAAAALAITAAPASASMMLLGGWQNAALSIDGWGGSSSTGTLQTDTPTGAEVAKAYLYAASVWGGSGADVKLNGNLLTAASGTLLAPNANPANTLRWDVTSIMKPLIEGTNGLQSFGYEELGYLDGGVLAVVYKHASTAGGTAIILDGELATGGDSTTLTFAAPYAGGDLVMSLGSSFSYQMPNGLGQHTNVGIVTSSQPGSRSLTTCAGGQDDGEGANGALITVGGIDDSPANPDCVADAGAGMRADDELYNLAQGNSVDPTAFLVPGDTFVTFQTDNPSSDDNVFFLGFTGDFTVTDVNDDDIDDDDDDNNVPEPASLALLGIGLAGLRMVRRRKA
- a CDS encoding methyltransferase domain-containing protein; translation: MTESVAVQSDMERLQTFVGKVMGDIGGALALLLSYVGDQSGVFRALRDHGPCSSAQLAQAAGVDERYLREWLSAMAAGGYVVYQPADDRFALTPEQAIVLAAEGHPACMQGFFQAVVSQFATHEQALDVFRSGAGRPWSSHHGCFFCGTDRFFRAGYAASLVDAWLPALDGVVERLHRGARVADVGCGYGSSTVLMAQAFPASTIVGFDFHAPSIETARAKAAAAGVGTNTEFVVASATQIGPEGFDLVCMFDALHDMGDPVGVARRVRQCLTPGGTFMLVEPLAGDRLQDNLHLLGQLFYSMSTLVCTPTSRAQAVGLALGAQAGEQRLAAVLREAGFSRVRRVAETATSMVLEARV
- a CDS encoding TetR/AcrR family transcriptional regulator, translated to MKIRRPAAQSATRVQILNSAITRFAYAGYRGVSMRDVAAAVGISAAALYHHFPDKQALYLAAMEYAFARNEEGIVTMLKSDLPPLERLAIFVERFTALVARDEEFGKLVQRELLDGDAVRMELLNEKVFRKPREAIVALARELVTDLDPYLFADSLIGMVLSNYQFAPLRRNVHDEVAAADRAKAIARHITALITRAVSRPDSSV
- the recQ gene encoding DNA helicase RecQ — its product is MNQALQILRDVFGHAAFRSPQQEIIDTVVAGGDALVLMPTGSGKSLCYQIPALMRPGCAIVVSPLIALMQNQVDALRQLGVPAGVLNSTLAADAQRATEHALLAGELELLYVAPERLVQPRTMELLARARLALFAIDEAHCVSQWGHDFRADYLALECLHREFPAVPRIALTATADRRTRAEIAVRLDLGAARHFICGFDRPNIRYRIGAKTNPQAQLLRFLRDEHPGDSGIVYCMSRRKTEDVARWLNGNGFDALPYHAGMDSADRGANQARFLREDGVIIVATIAFGMGIDKPDVRFVAHLDLPKTIESYYQETGRAGRDGLPANAWLVYGLHDVVKLRQMVESSPADDAHRRAERQRLDAMLGLCEITRCRRQALLHYFGEDAPDRCDNCDNCLEPVHTRDGTEPARMALSAALRTGQRYGVNYLIDLLRGSANERIRHAGHDRLPTFGVGAALDAAAWRSLFRQLLMRGYLRIDATEHGSVRLEQKSRALLRGEERFELRVDQSHQARRLARNGAAPSTGQDATLWAALRACRSALASEQGVPPYVIFHDSTLREMCSQRPLDEATFGTLSGVGVRKREKYAAAFLAVIRAHA
- a CDS encoding M2 family metallopeptidase; translated protein: MTKRSLLVTIALVLAACGTKDAPDQGVGESAGIESAVTRVRDGAAADAFVAAAERELGDFSVYAAKVAWINATYITEDTDWLNARAAAQGTALQVKYASEAVDFAALPDLSVDTRRKLDILRQGIVLPAPRRAGAAEELAMLATRLQSAYAKGKGTHRGAPKRGAELEALMRTERDPDVLREMWTSWHAIGKPMRADYRRLVELANEGARELGFADLGAMWRSNYDMEAQEFAALNDRLWNEVKPLYRQLHCYTRRALSRRYGEAVQAPSGPLRADLLGNMWAQQWDSIYDLVAPQDVGDIGHDLGELLRAANYDPARIVETAEGFFTSLGFAPLPPTFWQRSMLTRPRDRDVVCHASAWDLDNRDDLRIKMCMQVDATDFVTVHHELGHTFYQRAYSRQPYLYLGSANDGFHEAIGDMVALSVTPDYLVHVGLLDGRQIPDASRDIGLLLRQALGKVPGMAWTVLVDKWRWGVFDGSIPPEAYNKAWHDLRLTYMGVIPPVVRSEQDFDPGAKHHIPASTPYARYFLARMLQFQFYQRACEIAGWKGPLHRCSFYGNREVGVRLEAMLAMGRSRPWPDALEAFTGTREMSGKAVLDYFAPLQRWLEEQNRGEQCGW
- a CDS encoding phenylacetic acid degradation protein PaaY encodes the protein MPCYSYAGLRPVIHPEAFVHPMAILIGDAVVGPGCYVGPGASMRGDFGRVELGAGANLQDNCVMHSYPGRIARVAENGHVGHAAVLHGCEVGRGALIGIGAVIMDNASIGEEALVAAMSFVKEGMQVPPRVLVAGIPARVMRELTAVELQWKARGVLQYQELARRSLQELRECEPLRAPEPDRPVRSAGSVPLAELREANRRR